One segment of Setaria viridis chromosome 4, Setaria_viridis_v4.0, whole genome shotgun sequence DNA contains the following:
- the LOC140222678 gene encoding uncharacterized protein, translated as MSGDDDIGMPAGAPIPPWADLEPSLVSTIADCCALKDYASCRAVCAAWRSALPPPLSRPLAVLPADDAASRPVSLAACPLYERRWSRLLLHRPGGTVGATARCRCVGASRDGWVALVAGDAAAPAGPMLFNPFTGEEIPLDESLYQPAHGQLAPKIVFSPNPTRRDFTAASLIRSDMVAVQRAADGCSYSEDTGPLLDGVILVDIAYGDNGKVYCLAWDGEVHVLHLSRRHRVCRQMPPMEVGPLLKLPIGADAFPPPYDVISEYTDGKNLVLCEGGLYQVWRRSSGSGSVTVDAPPGGAARWIHIFEGDVFVLRYDPGNWPGSCWVVADAKDLRGNAVFINMNDAAVVRGEGVSANSIYYWDSPRGGDGDYEAVVYNVATRASVRWPAVSTGGVSCPVWYFLPAAGVSQRVG; from the coding sequence AtgagcggcgacgacgacatCGGCATGCCCGCCGGCGCTCCCATCCCGCCGTGGGCCGACCTCGAGCCCAGCCTCGTCTCCACCATCGCCGACTGCTGCGCGCTCAAGGACTACGCCTCCTGCCGCGCTGTCTGCGCCGCGTGGCGCTCCGCGCTCCCGCCACCGCTATCGCGCCCGCTCGCCGTGCTCCCGGCCGACGACGCCGCGAGCCGTCCCGTCTCGCTCGCCGCCTGCCCCCTCTACGAGCGGCGCTGGTCCAGGCTCCTGCTGCACCGGCCGGGCGGCACGGTCGGCGCCACGGCGCGCTGCCGCTGCGTCGGCGCCTCGCGCGACGGGTGGGTGGCACTCGTCGCGGGCGACGCTGCGGCGCCCGCGGGGCCCATGCTGTTCAACCCCTTCACCGGTGAGGAGATCCCGCTGGACGAGTCGCTGTACCAGCCCGCGCACGGCCAGCTGGCACCCAAGATCGTCTTCTCGCCCAACCCCACGCGCCGCGACTTCACCGCGGCGAGCCTCATCCGGTCGGACATGGTCGCCGTGCAGAGGGCGGCCGACGGCTGCTCGTACAGCGAGGACACGGGCCCGCTCCTCGACGGGGTCATCCTGGTCGACATCGCCTACGGCGACAACGGCAAGGTCTACTGCCTGGCGTGGGACGGCGAGGTGCACGTGCTCCAcctcagccgccgccaccgtgtcTGCCGCCAGATGCCACCGATGGAGGTGGGGCCGCTGCTGAAACTGCCCATCGGCGCCGACGCCTTCCCTCCGCCGTACGACGTCATCTCGGAGTACACGGACGGCAAGAACCTAGTGCTCTGCGAAGGTGGGCTGTACCAGGTATGGAGGCGGTcgagcggctccggctccgtcaccgtcgacgcgccgcccggggGAGCCGCGCGGTGGATTCACATATTCGAGGGCGATGTCTTCGTCCTCAGGTACGACCCGGGGAACTGGCCGGGCAGCTGCTGGGTGGTGGCCGACGCGAAGGATCTGAGAGGGAACGCGGTGTTCATCAACATGAACGACGCGGCGGTGGTGCGCGGCGAGGGCGTGAGCGCCAACAGCATCTACTACTGGGACAGCCCGCGCGGGGGAGACGGAGACTACGAGGCGGTGGTTTACAACGTGGCAACCCGAGCCTCTGTCAGGTGGCCGGCGGTGTCGACCGGAGGCGTGTCGTGCCCCGTGTGGTACTtcttgccggcggccggcgtcagCCAGCGCGTGGGTTAA